A single genomic interval of Stieleria maiorica harbors:
- a CDS encoding SHD1 domain-containing protein — MRIPAIDERMARIRHLHFRAAKHCVIASITLFLVAAAQANAQDPSTRVWRDVTGKFSVTAELLGSDNGEVKLRLKDGKDISVPIERLSAQDRAFLAGSTPRTKRTPVATNIAIAKRLLAAPLPSAEIGLTELQQLLPIPVFLDIRAMESIGFGTETQVNLAKGHASLQDQLDDALNGLDLSWCTTQTALVLTSKEALERRFADTRFYRIPTPRGRGGAGPLFDRDAVIQQLSQRVSPQSWEHLGGRGTVNAIPYFVDKYVITQSPDVHRQLAKTLKIKSMPNVYKHRLDLTAVTVSMETAPITEILDSISQQINVPIEPSAKLSQVGLDLSKTRYKSSIHLESVSAKDALDLLLSQVDCTWVEDGKKLIVMDSNEAEKTLSSKRFAVKLPVPETSSFIHLLTESVAADSWEAFGGPGTIMPTRGRAGLLEIKQGQPAMREVEQFMLELNAIQ, encoded by the coding sequence ATGCGAATCCCAGCGATCGACGAAAGAATGGCACGAATACGGCACCTGCATTTTCGGGCAGCTAAACACTGCGTCATCGCGTCGATCACTTTGTTCCTTGTTGCTGCCGCACAGGCAAATGCGCAAGATCCCAGCACTCGGGTTTGGCGCGACGTCACCGGGAAATTCTCAGTGACGGCGGAATTGCTTGGTTCGGACAACGGCGAGGTGAAGCTGCGTTTGAAGGATGGGAAAGACATCTCTGTGCCCATCGAACGATTGAGCGCTCAAGATCGAGCTTTTTTGGCGGGATCCACGCCGCGGACAAAACGCACGCCCGTCGCAACCAACATCGCAATTGCAAAAAGACTCCTAGCAGCTCCGTTGCCGTCCGCGGAAATCGGACTCACCGAACTCCAGCAGTTACTACCAATCCCTGTGTTCCTCGACATCCGTGCAATGGAAAGCATCGGGTTTGGTACCGAGACGCAGGTGAATCTCGCCAAGGGGCACGCAAGCCTTCAAGACCAATTGGATGATGCGCTCAATGGCCTCGATTTGTCGTGGTGCACGACTCAGACCGCGCTCGTGTTGACTTCCAAGGAAGCACTCGAAAGACGCTTCGCTGACACAAGGTTCTATCGCATACCGACGCCACGAGGGCGGGGCGGGGCGGGACCTCTTTTTGACCGCGACGCAGTCATCCAACAACTCAGTCAAAGGGTATCTCCGCAAAGCTGGGAGCATCTGGGTGGCCGAGGCACGGTGAATGCAATTCCCTACTTCGTTGATAAATATGTCATCACACAATCTCCCGATGTCCACCGCCAGCTCGCAAAGACACTGAAGATCAAATCGATGCCAAATGTATACAAGCATCGCTTGGACTTGACCGCTGTCACCGTGTCCATGGAAACCGCCCCAATCACTGAGATCCTTGACTCGATCAGCCAACAGATCAACGTCCCCATCGAGCCGTCGGCGAAACTCTCTCAAGTGGGACTGGATCTGTCGAAGACTCGATACAAAAGCAGCATTCACCTGGAAAGCGTTTCCGCCAAGGATGCGCTCGACCTCTTGCTCTCGCAGGTGGACTGCACTTGGGTCGAGGACGGCAAAAAGCTCATCGTCATGGATTCGAATGAAGCCGAGAAGACACTCTCCTCAAAACGGTTTGCCGTGAAGCTTCCAGTGCCCGAAACGAGTTCGTTCATCCATCTGCTTACCGAGAGTGTTGCTGCCGACAGTTGGGAAGCATTTGGTGGTCCAGGGACAATCATGCCAACACGAGGACGCGCCGGTCTCTTAGAAATCAAACAGGGCCAGCCTGCGATGCGTGAGGTCGAGCAGTTCATGCTTGAGCTGAATGCAATCCAATAG
- a CDS encoding WD40 repeat domain-containing protein → MAANNINDGITIWSADTGEEFARFGGQDAGMKDLFNVAYSHYVGFSPEGKYIALANSNGLKLWNAQATSEEGTVESILDVRAATNLSFSPDGTTVASSSARGISLWNLVTGTERTTIQSGETRSVSISPDGSFIAAGGFDGVIGIWDESGHLLLRLLAGHDGPVNGVCFSPHGHRLLSWGQDQTLKIWNSVGGDETAVVMRDVEFKTNEYSRDFQPHLVRGCLGFSPNKQAISFLSDSSTITELDLNQYDLREFEYPKTTRKPLGQICKIRDLAYRSDGTCVAATTEHTGPGLSYVVKWWNTHTETVLGRADIQRKSDVMVRLSPQGSRIATASTGEDGLLVWDVQTGRKLRALDRSKTGNVYQMCFSPSGSELVTINYGSMRLWDVSSGKELVTFDVRSIIASLHPSSPTLFTGVCFNASGNLVLTGDNQGTLVVWDAKTGRELETIAGHKTAVTSIASDHGGNRFASADRNGSIKLWELREVDRDTPDSGVGIGGSELLSLQGHQGAVTSLHFCHDGRRLASCGEDETLRIWDATPIAGANLPNSALAYRSHIGRPRASWHQQRCDEILEESDEGLEAEEWFAIAFHSAWICKMRPTSAEARDRLRSAHQHLVFLSVLPPGVKEVLALPDL, encoded by the coding sequence TTGGCAGCGAACAACATTAACGACGGAATCACCATATGGAGTGCCGATACGGGGGAAGAATTCGCAAGGTTCGGCGGACAAGACGCGGGGATGAAAGACCTGTTCAATGTCGCCTACAGTCACTACGTTGGGTTCAGCCCCGAGGGAAAATACATCGCACTGGCTAACTCCAATGGACTAAAGCTGTGGAACGCACAAGCAACGAGTGAGGAAGGCACTGTTGAAAGTATTCTTGACGTCCGCGCGGCAACGAACCTGTCTTTCAGTCCAGACGGAACTACCGTGGCGAGTTCGTCAGCCAGGGGAATAAGTCTGTGGAACTTGGTGACGGGAACTGAGCGAACAACGATTCAGTCCGGGGAGACTCGTTCGGTTTCCATCAGTCCAGACGGATCGTTCATCGCCGCGGGAGGCTTCGATGGAGTGATCGGCATTTGGGATGAGAGCGGACATTTGCTGCTGAGATTGCTTGCAGGCCACGACGGACCGGTCAATGGAGTTTGCTTCAGTCCGCATGGCCACCGCCTCCTTTCTTGGGGACAGGACCAAACGCTGAAGATCTGGAACTCGGTCGGCGGCGACGAGACAGCCGTCGTCATGCGCGATGTCGAATTCAAGACGAATGAGTACTCGCGTGATTTTCAGCCGCATTTAGTTCGCGGCTGCCTTGGTTTCAGCCCCAATAAGCAAGCAATTTCCTTTCTGAGTGACTCGAGCACAATCACAGAGCTCGATCTCAATCAATATGATCTTCGAGAGTTCGAATATCCTAAGACAACGCGCAAACCGCTGGGGCAAATTTGCAAGATTCGTGACCTCGCCTATCGCTCAGACGGTACTTGCGTCGCTGCCACCACCGAGCACACCGGACCGGGACTCAGCTATGTCGTCAAGTGGTGGAACACTCATACAGAAACGGTGCTCGGAAGAGCCGACATCCAACGAAAAAGCGACGTGATGGTAAGATTGAGTCCTCAGGGCTCTCGGATTGCGACAGCGTCAACAGGCGAGGATGGCCTGTTGGTGTGGGATGTCCAAACGGGCAGAAAGTTGAGAGCGTTGGATCGGTCAAAGACTGGCAACGTCTACCAAATGTGTTTTAGCCCGTCGGGCAGCGAGTTAGTCACCATCAACTACGGTTCGATGCGGTTGTGGGATGTCTCATCCGGCAAAGAACTGGTGACCTTTGATGTGCGTTCCATCATCGCGAGTCTGCATCCCTCTTCACCCACATTATTCACCGGTGTTTGTTTCAACGCATCAGGCAACCTTGTTTTGACCGGGGACAATCAGGGGACTCTGGTTGTTTGGGACGCAAAGACTGGGCGTGAACTCGAAACAATCGCGGGGCACAAAACCGCGGTGACAAGTATCGCCTCGGATCATGGTGGCAACCGATTCGCTTCAGCGGATCGCAATGGTTCAATCAAACTCTGGGAGCTAAGGGAAGTCGATCGCGATACCCCGGACTCCGGCGTGGGAATTGGTGGAAGCGAACTGTTGAGCCTTCAAGGTCATCAGGGCGCGGTTACCAGTCTTCATTTTTGCCATGATGGACGGCGACTCGCGTCTTGTGGCGAAGACGAAACCCTGAGGATTTGGGATGCGACACCGATCGCGGGGGCGAATCTCCCAAACAGTGCACTTGCCTACAGATCTCACATTGGCCGCCCGCGAGCGTCGTGGCACCAGCAACGCTGTGATGAAATACTCGAAGAAAGTGATGAAGGACTCGAAGCGGAAGAATGGTTTGCAATAGCGTTCCACAGTGCATGGATATGCAAGATGCGTCCCACGTCAGCTGAGGCAAGAGATCGCTTGCGCAGTGCTCATCAACATCTAGTCTTCCTGAGTGTCTTGCCGCCGGGCGTTAAAGAGGTGTTGGCGCTACCTGATCTTTAA
- a CDS encoding serine/threonine-protein kinase, giving the protein MGKSEFEELCDRFEASWRDGHPLPIESLLAELKTGDRVQLLRSLLDIELEYRFKSHQPPSTVEYEARFSDQQEVVAKAFTSVRKRLRSSTFDELPETAFASKDIANSKEIELLTRVGPYKILQPLGRGGMGQVFLAEQTEPVIRRVAVKVINTDTPTKEILARFEAERQALAMMEHQHIAKVFDAGVTNTGRPYFVMEWVKGVPISEHCDKNKLSPEDRLELFVQTCRAIQHAHAKGIVHRDIKPSNVLVTLDDGKPTVKVIDFGLAKAMHAATRLTDRTLFTQHGQIVGTLAYMSPEQAELSSLDIDTRTDVYSLGVVLYELLTGSTPITADEIRCNAFDRILALIREADPPRPSIRLSDSGDALTGISQQRRTDPRRLTVILKGDLDWIALKALEKDRNRRYDTAAALADDVQRFLKNEAIEARPPSFKYQLQKSFRKHRVRYLAASTMLCLLLAGLAGTGTMWHLARENYRQAKANERRAIEQGNRADAEAEQKRLEANRANENEELAKAEAAAAKFQLANARWDAGRAGEARRVLHQIPAEYRDNFEWHYCNRRFRGSEVSLYGHTSPVLSACYSPNGERIVSGSRNELIIWDAITGKSLIRREGASVSVSCSPDGRRIASISGDGVISIWNLNSSDGERF; this is encoded by the coding sequence GTGGGCAAATCAGAATTTGAAGAGCTGTGCGATCGCTTTGAAGCATCGTGGCGTGACGGCCATCCATTACCAATTGAGTCGCTGTTGGCCGAGTTGAAGACGGGTGACCGAGTCCAATTGCTGCGATCACTTTTGGACATCGAATTGGAATATCGCTTCAAGAGTCACCAACCGCCGTCGACGGTGGAATACGAAGCTCGATTTTCAGATCAACAAGAAGTGGTCGCCAAGGCATTCACTTCCGTTAGGAAGCGGCTTCGGTCATCGACCTTTGACGAATTGCCTGAAACGGCGTTCGCGTCGAAAGACATCGCGAATTCAAAAGAAATCGAGCTTCTAACGCGTGTCGGTCCGTACAAGATTCTGCAGCCCCTGGGGCGTGGCGGAATGGGACAAGTCTTTTTGGCCGAGCAGACCGAACCAGTTATCCGTCGCGTCGCAGTCAAGGTCATCAACACCGACACACCAACGAAAGAAATTCTGGCTCGTTTTGAGGCCGAGCGGCAAGCCCTTGCGATGATGGAGCATCAACACATTGCAAAAGTGTTTGACGCCGGTGTTACGAATACCGGTCGGCCGTACTTTGTCATGGAGTGGGTCAAGGGGGTCCCGATCTCGGAACACTGCGACAAGAACAAACTTTCGCCCGAAGATCGATTGGAACTCTTTGTTCAAACTTGTCGCGCCATCCAGCACGCTCATGCAAAAGGGATCGTGCATCGGGATATCAAGCCGTCGAACGTGTTGGTGACGCTGGATGATGGAAAGCCGACGGTCAAAGTCATTGATTTCGGTTTGGCCAAAGCAATGCACGCAGCGACCCGACTAACCGACCGAACGCTGTTCACTCAACACGGCCAAATTGTGGGGACGCTTGCTTACATGAGTCCCGAGCAAGCTGAGTTGAGCTCTCTGGATATTGACACGCGGACGGATGTCTATTCTCTGGGGGTGGTTCTTTACGAACTTTTGACCGGTTCCACCCCGATTACTGCGGACGAAATCCGCTGCAACGCCTTTGACCGCATCTTGGCTTTGATCCGAGAAGCGGATCCTCCTCGTCCCAGCATTCGGCTGAGCGATTCGGGGGATGCCCTCACGGGGATATCCCAACAGCGTCGAACGGATCCACGACGATTGACCGTTATTCTTAAGGGCGATCTCGACTGGATCGCATTGAAGGCCTTGGAGAAAGATAGAAATCGGAGGTACGACACTGCGGCGGCTTTGGCCGATGATGTTCAGCGTTTCCTAAAGAATGAAGCAATCGAAGCGAGGCCTCCGAGCTTCAAATACCAGCTTCAGAAGTCTTTCCGCAAACACCGAGTGAGATACCTAGCAGCCAGTACGATGCTTTGTTTGCTGTTGGCTGGGTTGGCCGGCACGGGGACCATGTGGCATCTCGCACGCGAAAACTATCGACAGGCAAAAGCCAACGAACGCCGAGCCATCGAACAGGGAAATCGGGCAGACGCGGAGGCGGAGCAAAAAAGGCTGGAGGCGAATCGGGCAAATGAAAATGAGGAGCTTGCAAAAGCGGAGGCTGCCGCAGCAAAGTTTCAACTGGCCAATGCCCGTTGGGATGCCGGACGAGCCGGGGAGGCGCGACGTGTGTTGCATCAGATTCCCGCTGAATACCGAGACAACTTCGAATGGCACTACTGCAACAGGCGATTTCGAGGTAGTGAAGTATCACTGTACGGCCACACCAGCCCCGTGCTGTCGGCATGCTACAGCCCCAACGGCGAACGAATTGTTTCCGGATCGAGGAATGAATTGATCATTTGGGATGCGATCACCGGAAAGTCTCTGATTCGTCGCGAGGGGGCAAGTGTCAGCGTTTCCTGCAGCCCAGATGGACGACGGATTGCTTCGATTTCAGGTGACGGGGTAATCTCGATCTGGAACCTCAATTCTTCTGACGGAGAACGTTTTTAA
- the tssH gene encoding type VI secretion system ATPase TssH, giving the protein MAQINLKELVGKLNDTCRGALEAAAGLCLSRTNYNIEIEHWLLKLAENEKSDFTIACKASGVDVGALAADLNKAIDKFKTGNGRPPALSPNVVDLIREAWLFGSVDHGVAKVRSGHLLVALLTSTTLRPLARDASDEFDEINGDAIIQDFGTLLADSEESQVPMAAGAAAPRQATDPTKPSAGPTKTPSLDQFTIDLTSRAEAGQIDPVLGRDPEIRQIIDILTRRRQNNPILTGEAGVGKTAVVEGFALRVAAGDVPESIRNVRIRTLDLGLLQAGAGMKGEFENRLRGVIDEVKGSPTPIILFIDEAHTMIGAGGQAGQGDAANLLKPALARGELRTVAATTWAEYKKYFEKDAALARRFQVVKVDEPDEPTAVEMMRGLVDTLESHHHVRIMNDAVVEAVKLSNRYITGRQLPDKSVSLLDTACARIQLSQSATPPAIEDATRRRDQLDVSLRILRREEQTGMDHSDDITAAEEAKAAVEEQLVALNEQWETEKELLAKIIDLRKRLDKDSPERWKAEQNQESPADATKEKNAAAKDAKPAEKVPDKAAGEEPAPPTEEQLQAWRKELVALEKELKKVQGETPLLFPCVDSSAIAETVAAWTGIPVGRMVSNEINTVLNLKDLMEESIVGQSHALDRIAQSIRTSRAQLRDPRMPIGVFLLAGTSGVGKTETAITLANLLYGGEQNMTTINMSEFKEEHKVSLLMGSPPGYVGYGEGGVLTEAVRRKPYSVVLLDEVEKAHPGVQDIFYQVFDKGSMKDGEGRDIDFKNTVIIMTTNAGTNLIKSLCADDETMPDADGFLEAVFPELLKTFKPAFLGRTSVIPYYPLSDDVMSKIVRLKLGKVQRRVADSYGARFTYTDAVVDGIRARCTEVDTGARNVDHILNKSLLPELSSQVLSSLATSASIAEIEIDMKDDEFVYNVVSEDPPA; this is encoded by the coding sequence ATGGCACAAATCAACCTGAAAGAACTCGTCGGAAAACTCAACGACACTTGCCGTGGCGCCCTCGAAGCGGCGGCTGGACTGTGTCTGTCGCGAACCAATTACAACATCGAAATCGAGCACTGGTTGCTCAAGTTGGCCGAGAACGAGAAATCCGACTTTACGATCGCTTGTAAGGCATCGGGCGTCGATGTCGGTGCACTCGCGGCCGACCTGAACAAAGCGATCGACAAGTTTAAGACCGGCAACGGTCGCCCGCCCGCATTGTCTCCTAACGTCGTGGACCTGATTCGCGAAGCCTGGTTGTTCGGTTCGGTCGATCACGGCGTCGCCAAAGTCCGCTCGGGACACCTGCTGGTCGCGCTGTTGACCTCCACGACGCTGCGACCGCTGGCCCGCGACGCATCGGACGAGTTCGATGAAATCAACGGCGATGCGATCATTCAAGATTTCGGCACGCTGCTGGCCGACAGCGAAGAGTCCCAGGTCCCGATGGCGGCCGGCGCGGCCGCACCTCGTCAAGCGACCGACCCGACCAAGCCGTCCGCCGGACCGACGAAAACGCCCTCGCTGGACCAGTTCACGATCGATTTGACCAGCCGCGCCGAAGCCGGACAGATCGACCCGGTGCTGGGACGCGATCCCGAAATCCGCCAAATCATCGATATCCTGACCCGCCGACGACAGAACAATCCCATTCTGACCGGTGAAGCGGGGGTCGGCAAAACGGCAGTCGTCGAGGGGTTCGCCCTGCGGGTCGCCGCCGGCGATGTCCCCGAATCGATCCGCAACGTTCGCATCCGCACCTTGGACCTTGGGCTGTTGCAAGCCGGTGCGGGAATGAAGGGCGAGTTCGAGAATCGGCTGCGCGGGGTGATCGACGAAGTCAAAGGCTCTCCGACACCGATCATCTTGTTCATCGACGAAGCCCACACCATGATCGGCGCCGGCGGACAGGCCGGGCAAGGCGACGCGGCCAACCTGCTCAAACCCGCGCTCGCTCGGGGGGAATTGCGCACCGTCGCCGCGACGACCTGGGCGGAATACAAAAAATACTTCGAAAAAGACGCCGCACTCGCACGACGATTTCAAGTCGTCAAGGTCGATGAACCCGACGAACCGACGGCAGTCGAAATGATGCGTGGTTTGGTCGACACGCTGGAAAGCCACCACCACGTCCGGATCATGAACGACGCCGTCGTCGAGGCCGTCAAGCTGTCCAATCGCTACATCACCGGACGCCAGCTGCCCGACAAATCGGTCAGCTTGCTGGACACCGCGTGTGCGCGGATCCAATTGAGCCAATCGGCGACGCCGCCCGCGATCGAAGACGCCACCCGCCGCCGCGACCAACTGGACGTATCACTACGCATCCTCCGCCGCGAAGAACAAACCGGAATGGACCACTCTGATGACATCACAGCCGCCGAAGAAGCCAAGGCCGCGGTGGAGGAACAGCTCGTCGCGCTCAACGAGCAATGGGAAACCGAAAAAGAGCTGCTGGCCAAAATCATTGACCTCCGCAAGCGATTGGATAAAGACTCGCCCGAACGGTGGAAGGCGGAACAGAATCAGGAATCACCCGCGGATGCGACGAAGGAAAAGAACGCCGCCGCCAAGGATGCGAAACCCGCCGAAAAAGTACCGGACAAAGCGGCCGGAGAAGAGCCTGCACCGCCGACCGAAGAGCAGCTTCAGGCGTGGCGAAAGGAACTGGTGGCCTTGGAAAAGGAACTCAAAAAGGTGCAAGGAGAAACACCATTGCTGTTTCCCTGTGTCGATTCCAGTGCGATCGCGGAAACCGTCGCCGCCTGGACCGGCATCCCCGTCGGGCGGATGGTCAGCAACGAAATCAATACCGTGCTGAACCTGAAAGATCTGATGGAGGAATCCATCGTCGGACAATCACACGCGCTCGATCGGATCGCCCAGAGCATTCGCACCAGCCGAGCCCAGTTGCGTGACCCCCGCATGCCCATCGGCGTGTTCCTGTTGGCGGGTACCAGCGGCGTCGGCAAGACCGAAACGGCAATCACGCTGGCCAACCTGCTGTACGGCGGCGAGCAAAACATGACCACGATCAACATGTCGGAATTCAAAGAGGAACACAAGGTTTCGCTGTTGATGGGATCGCCTCCCGGCTACGTCGGTTATGGCGAAGGCGGTGTGCTGACCGAAGCGGTGCGCCGCAAGCCGTATTCGGTCGTGCTGTTGGACGAAGTCGAAAAGGCGCACCCCGGAGTCCAAGACATCTTTTATCAAGTCTTCGATAAAGGCAGCATGAAAGATGGCGAAGGGCGCGACATCGATTTCAAAAACACCGTCATCATCATGACCACCAATGCCGGGACGAACCTGATCAAGAGCCTGTGCGCCGACGATGAAACGATGCCCGATGCCGACGGTTTCTTGGAAGCCGTTTTCCCCGAGTTACTGAAGACGTTCAAACCGGCATTCCTGGGACGAACGAGCGTGATCCCGTACTACCCCCTCAGCGACGACGTGATGAGCAAGATCGTGCGGCTCAAGCTGGGCAAGGTGCAACGTCGCGTGGCCGACAGCTATGGTGCACGGTTCACGTACACCGACGCGGTCGTCGACGGCATCCGCGCCCGCTGCACCGAAGTCGACACGGGGGCTCGCAACGTCGATCACATCCTGAACAAGTCCCTGCTACCGGAACTGTCTTCGCAAGTCCTGTCCAGTTTGGCCACCAGTGCATCGATCGCCGAGATCGAGATCGACATGAAAGACGATGAATTCGTCTACAACGTCGTCAGCGAAGACCCGCCCGCGTAA
- the tssG gene encoding type VI secretion system baseplate subunit TssG codes for MAGAIRKTDVSVKQRLVDEPYEFSFFQAVRLLLTGALSRMDHDLSLGRGPRRGRLGTVSNISEEAVRFRSDVSLGFSPSEIVALQPRQTEDDDSVETTRQPWEMQVAFWGLIGPAGALPNHYTQLVIDRVHNKDTAMRDFFDIFSHRQLSFFYRAWEKYFLPAGFENAIHDSRPESDLIREALLSIVGRGTKQVRNRLESSDDACVYYGGQFVDRPTAESLREMVSDYLQLPAKVLSLFGQWLVLPIPERSRLGRLDGHCQMGVDTIMGDRTWDPSSKFRIQIGPVTWQQFESLMPTGHSLVRICQFIRSYVGLEFDFDLQVILLADEIPVCELPSESSFTGPDESTQVKPYLGWNTWLCSKPPVHDSDDAVFHHDGAPTR; via the coding sequence ATGGCCGGCGCGATCCGGAAGACAGACGTTTCTGTAAAACAGCGGCTTGTCGATGAGCCCTATGAGTTCAGTTTCTTTCAGGCCGTTCGGTTGTTGCTGACCGGTGCGCTGTCGCGCATGGATCACGACTTGTCGCTGGGGCGAGGTCCCCGCCGCGGCCGCCTGGGAACGGTCAGCAACATCTCCGAAGAAGCCGTGCGGTTCCGGTCGGATGTATCGCTCGGTTTTTCCCCCAGTGAGATCGTGGCGCTGCAACCCCGGCAAACAGAGGACGACGATTCCGTCGAAACGACCAGGCAACCGTGGGAGATGCAAGTCGCGTTTTGGGGGCTGATCGGTCCGGCCGGCGCGCTGCCGAATCATTACACCCAGCTGGTGATCGATCGGGTTCACAACAAAGACACCGCGATGCGGGACTTCTTTGACATCTTTTCGCACCGTCAGTTGTCGTTCTTCTACCGGGCGTGGGAAAAGTACTTCTTGCCCGCGGGATTCGAGAATGCGATTCATGACTCGCGTCCCGAATCCGACCTGATTCGCGAAGCCCTGTTATCGATCGTCGGACGTGGGACCAAACAGGTTCGCAATCGTTTGGAATCCTCCGACGACGCCTGCGTCTACTACGGCGGCCAGTTCGTCGATCGGCCGACGGCCGAGTCGCTGCGTGAGATGGTGTCCGATTACTTGCAGTTGCCCGCCAAGGTGCTGTCACTGTTCGGGCAATGGCTGGTGTTGCCGATCCCCGAGCGATCACGGCTGGGGCGGCTGGACGGACACTGCCAAATGGGCGTCGACACGATCATGGGCGACCGGACTTGGGACCCCAGTTCAAAGTTTCGTATTCAGATCGGACCGGTCACCTGGCAGCAGTTCGAAAGTTTGATGCCGACCGGGCATTCGTTGGTGCGGATCTGTCAATTCATCCGCAGCTATGTCGGGCTGGAATTCGATTTCGACCTGCAAGTCATCTTGCTCGCGGACGAAATTCCGGTCTGTGAATTGCCTTCGGAATCCTCGTTCACCGGGCCAGACGAATCGACCCAAGTCAAACCTTACCTGGGCTGGAACACTTGGCTTTGCAGCAAACCACCGGTGCATGACAGCGACGACGCGGTTTTTCACCACGACGGTGCGCCGACACGCTAG
- the tssF gene encoding type VI secretion system baseplate subunit TssF, which yields MTDRLLPYYNQELQYLRRFGSEFAQEHPKIAARLRLGDDLSEDPHVSRIIESFALLSARTRLKLDDDFPEITHAMLGVLYPHYLSPIPSTAVVQFALDPRQAELVGGYTIPAGEGVETESTEDGACQYRTVYPVTLFPYKVATAAYKGQPFQSPPSPLLPKAESVLHVQLKSFREAIAFETMEMTSLRFFIRGISHAAMDFYELIHNDSIEVLLARSPTDPKPIRLSADSIYPIGFETDECIFPPQPRTFSGYRLLSEYFAAPEKFMFFDIRGISKEDLQGFGGSLHLYVLMKRHVGAVEQFVEPETIRIGCTPMVNLFEQRCEPIRVTHAMPEYRVIPDARQPRAFEVHNITSVTAIDSNRDEKVYHPFYSVRHAGEQRLRRGFYHLHRRRSGQSGGAKDLATEVYLSLVDLDFQPDQTDGTVLDVRALCTSRNLPQRLEFGGGRPKLQLVHGGPLEPPKCVTQPRITLRPPLEKGTYWRMISHLSLGHVSLFDADEGATALREILGLYDYIGKGDSQQRIDSIRSVKCSPGVARCQNPSGGSTLCRGLDLEIVIDEERLSSGGAYLLGMVLERFLSLYASINSFTRTSLRSSLREQEVARWPARSGRQTFL from the coding sequence ATGACGGATCGATTGCTGCCTTATTACAACCAGGAACTTCAATACCTGCGCCGCTTCGGTTCCGAGTTCGCCCAGGAGCATCCCAAGATCGCCGCCCGGCTTCGGCTCGGCGACGACCTGAGCGAAGACCCCCACGTCTCGCGGATCATTGAATCGTTCGCGTTGCTGTCGGCGCGGACGCGGCTGAAACTGGACGACGACTTCCCCGAAATCACGCACGCGATGCTTGGCGTGCTGTATCCGCACTACCTGTCGCCGATCCCGTCGACCGCGGTCGTGCAGTTTGCGCTCGATCCCCGACAGGCGGAACTGGTCGGCGGATACACGATTCCGGCCGGGGAAGGCGTTGAAACCGAGTCGACCGAAGACGGTGCGTGCCAGTACCGGACCGTGTACCCGGTCACGCTGTTTCCCTACAAGGTCGCGACGGCCGCCTACAAGGGACAGCCCTTCCAGTCGCCCCCATCGCCGCTGTTGCCCAAGGCCGAATCGGTTTTGCACGTGCAACTAAAGAGCTTTCGTGAAGCGATTGCGTTCGAAACGATGGAGATGACGTCGCTGCGGTTCTTCATTCGCGGGATCTCTCACGCCGCTATGGATTTCTACGAATTGATTCATAACGATTCGATCGAAGTCCTGCTGGCCCGTTCCCCCACCGATCCCAAACCGATCCGATTATCGGCCGATTCGATCTACCCGATCGGGTTTGAAACCGACGAATGCATTTTTCCGCCGCAACCGAGAACATTCAGCGGTTACCGATTGTTGTCGGAATACTTCGCGGCGCCTGAAAAGTTCATGTTCTTCGACATCCGTGGCATTTCGAAAGAGGACCTTCAGGGTTTTGGCGGATCGCTGCACTTGTACGTGTTGATGAAACGCCATGTCGGTGCGGTGGAACAGTTCGTCGAACCGGAAACGATTCGGATCGGATGTACCCCGATGGTCAATCTGTTCGAACAACGTTGCGAACCGATTCGGGTCACGCATGCGATGCCGGAGTATCGCGTGATTCCCGATGCTCGCCAGCCGCGCGCCTTTGAAGTCCACAACATCACCAGCGTCACGGCGATCGATTCCAACCGCGACGAAAAGGTTTATCACCCGTTTTACTCGGTCCGGCACGCCGGGGAACAACGACTGCGGCGCGGATTTTATCACCTGCATCGGCGTCGATCCGGGCAGAGCGGTGGTGCCAAGGATCTGGCGACCGAAGTGTATTTGTCGCTGGTCGATCTGGATTTCCAGCCTGATCAAACCGATGGAACTGTGCTGGACGTGCGGGCGCTTTGCACCAGCCGGAATCTGCCGCAACGATTGGAGTTTGGCGGAGGCCGTCCGAAATTGCAGTTGGTCCATGGCGGACCGCTGGAGCCGCCCAAATGTGTCACGCAGCCCCGCATCACGCTGCGACCGCCGCTGGAGAAAGGCACCTATTGGCGGATGATCAGCCATTTGTCGCTCGGGCACGTGTCGCTGTTTGACGCCGACGAAGGAGCCACGGCACTGCGAGAGATTCTGGGGCTGTACGACTACATCGGCAAAGGCGACTCGCAGCAACGCATCGATTCGATTCGCTCGGTCAAGTGCAGCCCCGGCGTGGCGCGGTGTCAAAACCCGTCCGGCGGATCAACCCTTTGCCGCGGTTTGGACCTGGAGATCGTGATCGACGAAGAACGCTTGAGCAGCGGCGGAGCGTATCTGTTGGGCATGGTGCTTGAGCGGTTCTTGTCCCTGTACGCTTCGATCAATTCATTCACCCGAACCTCGCTACGAAGTAGCTTGCGAGAGCAAGAGGTTGCCCGATGGCCGGCGCGATCCGGAAGACAGACGTTTCTGTAA